The Elusimicrobiota bacterium genomic sequence ATTTTATAATGTTCTGACAATACTTTAGTTACATCTTCAAAGCCAAGCTGCGCAATTTTCTTTCTATCATTTCTGCGACGGACACGCTTCTGTGAATTGCCTATCTTCTGTCTGCGATTGGCAGTTTTTATAACATATTGAATAAACTTCTCATTTCCGCAAATCGTACCATTACAGACAGGTGGTAGTTCTAAAACACTGCTTATTCCGTTATACAAAAACGTGCGGTATGCATGATGATTTCTGCCGTTTTCACTACTTCCAAAACGAGACAACACTTCTGTGGTTTCAACAAAACTTCTGTAATTCCGAAATTTGTTTTCCACATATTCACGGCAACTGCTCCACTCATAATACTCCGGCGTTGTTGTTATCCCCGCGCGTGCCGGGTTCAAGTGTATATAACGTGTGAGTTCTAATAAATAGCTTTCTTTATCAACGACAATTGATTTATACCGTCCTTGAAATAAATGGCCTACCAGCCCGTACTTCTTTTTGAACCAAATCATATAGCGTATATTAAGCGACCGCATAAATATCGGTAAGTTAGTATCTGGCGTTTCAACCAACAAATGCAAGTGGTTAGGCATCAAACAGTATGCGTAAACGATAATATTGAATTGCTCAACATAATCCCGCAAATATTTTAGGTAGGTATGGTAATCCTGTTTGTCCTTGAACAGCTGCTGGCGGTTGTTACCGCGATTCATCACATGGTACATTGCGCCGGGAAATAGGATTCTGGCAAAACGCGGCATCGTACGAGTCCCCGCTTTCTTATCATTGTCAGTTTCACGC encodes the following:
- a CDS encoding transposase, producing MPRFARILFPGAMYHVMNRGNNRQQLFKDKQDYHTYLKYLRDYVEQFNIIVYAYCLMPNHLHLLVETPDTNLPIFMRSLNIRYMIWFKKKYGLVGHLFQGRYKSIVVDKESYLLELTRYIHLNPARAGITTTPEYYEWSSCREYVENKFRNYRSFVETTEVLSRFGSSENGRNHHAYRTFLYNGISSVLELPPVCNGTICGNEKFIQYVIKTANRRQKIGNSQKRVRRRNDRKKIAQLGFEDVTKVLSEHYKIKVAEVVNTGGNKMAELKHKLMYFLRYFTTMSLAQIGEKTGNIGYNGVCMAIKKVEAKIQNNKMYENEVIEVKQKIIEYKQQVKELK